From Apis mellifera strain DH4 linkage group LG5, Amel_HAv3.1, whole genome shotgun sequence, the proteins below share one genomic window:
- the LOC413684 gene encoding gustatory receptor for sugar taste 64f, translating to MHSEDQIQLMMLKTKDGLGEIPKGKGRGSNLKIWSSVMYHKDDNNIEDISANQENDLSTKRPRAERNYFRNSEALENFHCAIGPVLKAAQIFGMFPVSGIGSSSLSKLQFKIFSLLTMYSGFIALMISFMTIVSMIHMLKTFNASTFQIRGGLGAATVGAVFYGNSLVGSILFFSLSSRWVSLQYEWRAMERYIDSNSTEPTRLRWKFFIISTMVLVLSLIEHVLSIFNNIDGYEWNESNSTFHNFLEIYTLRSHSFIFDTLNYNFVYGLYVFVVSKLATFTWNFTDLFIMLVATGLAERYKSLNKKLAVTMTKCQAAFNWRELREDYAILSCIVKKVDDHISPIILLSFANNVYFICLQLLNGLSISDKNSVLSEAYFFGSFAFLICRTCAVTLLTARIHDQSKQALPYLYNCSTSSYSVEVQRLQCQLATDDIALTGLRFFSITRNFMLAVAGAIITYEVVLLQFNGK from the exons ATGCATTCGGAGGATCAAATCCAACTTATGAtgttaaaaacaaaagatgGTTTGGGCGAAATACCGAAAGGCAAAGGCAGAGGTTCCAATTTGAAGATATGGTCCTCTGTCATGTATCACAAGGATGACAATAATATCGAGGATATTAGCGCGAATCAAGAGAACGATTTGTCCACCAAGCGACCTCGAGCcgaacgaaattatttcagaaatagCGAA GCATTAGAGAATTTTCACTGTGCAATCGGCCCTGTTTTAAAGGCCGCTCAAATATTCGGCATGTTCCCAGTATCCGGAATTGGATCTTCATCGTTATCAAAActtcaattcaaaatattttcacttctCACTATGTATTCAGGTTTCATCGCCTTAATGATTTCGTTTATGACGATTGTATCGATGATACACATGTTGAAAACTTTTAACGCCAGTACATTTCAAATTCGTG GTGGCTTAGGCGCAGCGACAGTCGGTGCGGTGTTCTATGGGAACAGTCTGGTGGGCAGcatcttatttttctcattatcGTCACGCTGGGTATCTCTTCAATACGAATGGAGAGCCATGGAACGATATATAGACAG CAATTCGACAGAACCCACACGGcttcgatggaaattttttatcataagcACGATGGTGCTGGTTTTGTCTCTTATAGAACATGTTCTaagtatatttaacaatatcgaTGGTTACGAGTGGAACGAATCAAATTCGACGTTTCACAACTTCTTGGAGATATACACATTACGATCCCATTCGTTCATTTTTGATACAT TGAATTATAACTTTGTATACGGTTTGTATGTCTTTGTCGTTAGCAAACTAGCGACTTTCACATGGAACTTTACAGATTTATTCATCATGCTT GTTGCCACTGGTTTAGCTGAAAGATACAAATCTTTGAACAAGAAATTGGCAGTTACGATGACGAAATGTCAAGCGGCATTTAATTGGCGCGAACTTCGGGAGGATTATGCGATATTGAGTTGCATTGTGAAAAAAGTGGACGATCACATTTCTCCAATAATCCTTTTATCTTTTGCAAACAATGTGTACTTCATTTgtcttcaattattaaacgGCCTAtc caTATCAGATAAAAACAGTGTATTGAGCGAGGCTTACTTCTTTGGTTCCTTCGCTTTTCTTATCTGTCGCACGTGCGCTGTTACCTTACTTACTGCTAGAATACACGATCAGAGCAAGCAAGCATTAccttatttgtataattgctCGACATCTAGTTATAGCGTCGAG GTTCAGAGATTACAATGTCAACTTGCGACAGACGATATAGCTTTAACTGGATTACGTTTCTTCTCtattacaagaaattttatgcttgcg GTGGCTGGAGCAATCATAACATATGAAGTAGtacttttacaatttaatggtaaataa